In Deltaproteobacteria bacterium, the following are encoded in one genomic region:
- the tuf gene encoding elongation factor Tu (EF-Tu; promotes GTP-dependent binding of aminoacyl-tRNA to the A-site of ribosomes during protein biosynthesis; when the tRNA anticodon matches the mRNA codon, GTP hydrolysis results; the inactive EF-Tu-GDP leaves the ribosome and release of GDP is promoted by elongation factor Ts; many prokaryotes have two copies of the gene encoding EF-Tu), protein VMPGDNTTMVVELLTPIAMDEGLRFAIREGGRTVGAGVVTKILL, encoded by the coding sequence GGTGATGCCGGGGGATAATACCACGATGGTGGTGGAGTTACTGACGCCGATTGCGATGGACGAGGGGTTACGGTTTGCCATTCGCGAGGGCGGGCGCACGGTCGGGGCCGGCGTCGTCACCAAAATCCTCCTCTAA
- the rpsJ gene encoding 30S ribosomal protein S10 has product MAMNEKIRIRLKAYDHRILDQSVKEIVETVRRTGGRVAGPIPLPTRMERFTVLRSPHVDKKSREQFEIRTHKRLLDILDPTQQTIDALGKLELSAGVDVEIKLQ; this is encoded by the coding sequence ATGGCTATGAATGAAAAAATCCGGATTCGCTTAAAAGCTTACGATCACCGGATCCTTGATCAATCCGTAAAGGAGATCGTGGAGACGGTGAGGAGAACCGGCGGTCGCGTGGCGGGTCCTATTCCTCTTCCAACTCGCATGGAGAGATTTACAGTCCTACGTTCTCCCCACGTAGACAAAAAATCCCGTGAACAATTTGAAATCCGTACGCACAAGCGTTTACTTGACATTCTTGATCCGACTCAACAGACCATCGATGCGTTAGGGAAGCTCGAGCTTTCCGCCGGTGTCGACGTTGAAATCAAGCTGCAATAA